Proteins encoded within one genomic window of Homo sapiens chromosome 21, GRCh38.p14 Primary Assembly:
- the KRTAP19-4 gene encoding keratin-associated protein 19-4 yields the protein MSYYGSYYRGLGYGCGGFGGLGYGYGCGCGSFRRLGYGCGFGGNGYGYCRPSCYGGYGFSILLKSYPEDTISEVIRRSFNLTKY from the coding sequence ATGAGCTACTATGGCAGCTATTACAGAGGCCTGGGCTATGGCTGTGGAGGCTTTGGTGGCCTAGGCTATGGCTATGGCTGTGGATGTGGCAGCTTCCGCAGACTGGGTTATGGCTGTGGCTTTGGAGGCAACGGATATGGCTACTGCCGCCCATCATGCTATGGAGGATATGGATTCTCAATTCTACTGAAATCCTACCCTGAGGACACGATATCAGAGGTCATAAGAAGATCATTCAATTTAACCAAATATTGA
- the KRTAP19-5 gene encoding keratin-associated protein 19-5, whose protein sequence is MNYYGNYYGGLGYGYGGFDDLGYGYGCGCGSFRRLGYGGGYGGYGYGSGFGGYGYRSCRPSCYGGYGFSGFY, encoded by the coding sequence ATGAACTACTACGGCAACTACTATGGAGGCCTGGGCTACGGCTACGGAGGCTTCGATGACCTGGGCTATGGCTATGGCTGTGGATGTGGCAGCTTCCGCAGACTGGGCTATGGCGGTGGCTACGGAGGCTACGGATACGGCTCTGGCTTCGGAGGCTATGGATACCGCAGCTGCCGTCCATCATGCTATGGAGGATATGGATTCTCTGGATTTTATTGA